A single region of the Thermococcus paralvinellae genome encodes:
- a CDS encoding carbohydrate kinase family protein, producing MKCIIIGHLTHDIIIRGNTKTERIGGGAYYSALVLSPFCDVEVITKISKSFPRKWLKELEEKGIKITVLPSKETTTYELRYLDENTRSLKLLAKAEPFKPEEIPHENSDIVILNPVANEIPIEIVNNLKSFISLDVQGFVRDFKDGKVEFKKIDASFLKGVKVAHADVNEFRMLIDPKLPDVMLISNGADRGEAIYRGNRYHFEPLKMPVAETTGAGDSFLAYFSYFYKQCPFMQALKKAVSFTAFFLKHRTPFFDFDEAIENAKNVEVEKIMTDEETSAR from the coding sequence ATGAAATGCATTATAATAGGGCATTTAACTCACGATATAATAATAAGAGGAAACACCAAAACCGAGAGAATTGGAGGAGGGGCTTATTATTCTGCTCTTGTACTTTCGCCTTTCTGTGATGTGGAAGTTATAACTAAAATCAGCAAGAGCTTCCCAAGAAAATGGCTGAAAGAACTTGAAGAAAAAGGAATAAAGATTACAGTTCTACCATCGAAGGAAACAACAACTTACGAGCTTAGATATCTTGATGAAAACACGAGGAGTCTTAAGCTGCTGGCTAAAGCTGAACCTTTCAAACCAGAGGAAATCCCTCATGAGAATTCTGATATAGTAATTTTAAATCCCGTTGCCAATGAAATTCCAATCGAAATAGTAAACAACCTAAAGAGCTTTATATCCCTTGATGTTCAAGGATTTGTGAGAGACTTTAAAGATGGAAAAGTCGAATTCAAAAAGATTGATGCATCTTTTCTGAAAGGAGTTAAGGTCGCTCATGCCGATGTGAATGAATTTAGGATGTTAATTGATCCAAAGCTTCCAGATGTTATGCTGATTTCCAATGGTGCTGACAGAGGAGAGGCAATATATAGGGGAAATAGATATCACTTTGAACCTCTAAAGATGCCCGTCGCTGAAACAACAGGAGCTGGAGACTCGTTTTTAGCTTATTTCTCATACTTTTACAAGCAGTGCCCATTCATGCAGGCTCTGAAAAAAGCAGTATCATTCACGGCGTTCTTCCTCAAACACCGCACTCCGTTCTTTGATTTTGATGAAGCCATAGAAAACGCTAAAAACGTGGAAGTTGAGAAAATAATGACCGATGAAGAAACGTCAGCACGCTGA
- a CDS encoding NUDIX domain-containing protein, translating to MDRYVLLIKAPRGYNITAVKEDIKKLISEKYPELKAEIHRCIGLTVDLVIVYKNGVVLIKRRHEPFKDHWALPGGFVDYGERVEDAAIREAKEETGLDVELIKLIGVYSDPNRDPRGHTVTTAFLAKGYGDLKGGDDAKEAKVFSFDEIKSLKLAFDHAKIMEDALRILKEASL from the coding sequence ATGGACAGATACGTTCTGCTAATTAAGGCTCCTAGAGGCTATAATATAACTGCGGTTAAAGAGGATATAAAAAAGCTCATTTCAGAAAAATATCCTGAGCTAAAAGCTGAGATTCATAGATGCATTGGATTGACGGTTGATTTGGTTATTGTATATAAAAATGGGGTTGTTTTGATAAAACGCAGACATGAGCCTTTTAAAGATCACTGGGCTTTGCCAGGTGGCTTCGTTGATTACGGGGAAAGAGTAGAAGATGCAGCAATTAGAGAGGCAAAGGAGGAGACAGGGTTAGATGTTGAGCTGATAAAGCTCATTGGGGTTTACAGCGATCCTAACAGAGATCCAAGGGGACATACAGTTACAACAGCCTTCTTGGCCAAAGGGTATGGTGATCTGAAAGGTGGAGATGATGCCAAAGAGGCTAAAGTCTTCAGCTTTGATGAGATTAAAAGCTTAAAGCTGGCTTTTGACCATGCAAAGATAATGGAAGATGCTCTGAGGATTTTAAAGGAGGCGAGCCTATGA
- a CDS encoding Mth938-like domain-containing protein, whose protein sequence is MIDSVKFGEIIVEGKRYTHDIVIYPSGKIEHRKKELSKKKHGTSHKFDPDELKEYLTEDFDVLIVGTGIYGALRLLPEAKEIVKDKEIIEKPTPEAIKLFNELRKEKKVLGVFHITC, encoded by the coding sequence ATGATTGACTCTGTGAAGTTTGGCGAGATTATTGTCGAAGGGAAGAGATACACCCACGACATCGTTATCTATCCTTCCGGAAAGATTGAGCACAGGAAGAAGGAGCTTTCAAAGAAAAAGCATGGGACAAGTCATAAGTTTGATCCAGATGAGCTGAAGGAGTATCTTACGGAGGATTTTGACGTTTTGATTGTAGGGACCGGGATTTATGGGGCTTTGAGGTTACTCCCAGAGGCTAAAGAGATTGTTAAGGACAAAGAGATCATTGAAAAGCCAACACCAGAGGCGATAAAGCTTTTCAATGAATTGAGGAAAGAAAAGAAGGTGCTGGGAGTTTTTCACATTACATGCTAA
- a CDS encoding ABC transporter ATP-binding protein, translating to MIEVGNLTKKFGDKVAVDGISFRVHDGEIYGLLGPNGSGKSTTMKILAGILKPTSGKVLVEGINVTKNPIEVKKIVGYVPETPILYESLTPSELFKFVGSIRGIPKDKLEERVNYFVKAFGIEKYLEQFIGTLSFGTQQKVSLITALLHDPKVLILDEAMNGLDPKSARILRELLLEFKNEGKSIVFSTHILSLAEIICDKIGVIYQGKIIAEGTIEELKEKAHEESLEDVFLKLTESKDEIAHIVQALRDAL from the coding sequence ATGATTGAAGTTGGAAACCTCACTAAAAAGTTCGGAGATAAGGTTGCCGTTGATGGAATCAGCTTTCGCGTTCATGATGGCGAAATCTATGGTCTTCTGGGACCAAATGGGAGTGGTAAATCAACCACTATGAAAATCCTTGCTGGAATTTTAAAGCCTACAAGCGGAAAGGTTCTGGTTGAAGGAATAAACGTTACTAAAAATCCGATTGAAGTTAAGAAGATAGTTGGTTATGTCCCGGAGACCCCAATTCTGTATGAAAGCTTAACCCCAAGTGAACTTTTCAAATTCGTTGGGAGCATAAGGGGGATTCCAAAGGATAAGCTTGAGGAAAGGGTGAATTATTTCGTTAAAGCTTTTGGAATTGAAAAATATCTCGAGCAGTTCATTGGAACGCTCAGCTTTGGAACCCAGCAAAAGGTTTCTTTGATAACCGCCCTTTTACATGACCCAAAAGTTCTCATCTTGGATGAAGCCATGAATGGTTTAGATCCCAAATCAGCCAGAATTTTAAGAGAGCTTCTGCTCGAATTCAAGAATGAAGGGAAGAGCATAGTTTTCTCAACCCACATTCTTTCCCTAGCTGAAATAATCTGTGACAAAATTGGTGTCATCTATCAGGGGAAGATAATTGCAGAAGGAACAATTGAAGAGCTTAAAGAAAAAGCCCATGAGGAAAGCCTTGAAGATGTTTTCCTTAAACTTACGGAGAGTAAAGATGAAATTGCACACATAGTTCAAGCACTTAGGGATGCCTTATGA
- a CDS encoding dihydropteroate synthase-like protein, with translation MRILLVTGRLAEPLVRKYGKGCDVFVAPVSVAAFLTPKLIVHYLKKAGIKSEDYDLILIPGLVRGSAQQIEDELSIPAFKGPRYAFDLPQVLEALKQGFKLSKEVPADDLFQRDALKKVEDIKNKTKNKAYIEKALKKPYNFLIGSLPIGFDFPHRILAEIVDAPKMSIDGIVSKAVYYLNSGADIIDIGMVSGETNLDFVELIPEIRDALKERGYNIPISFDSLNTREIKRALDFADLFLSVDESNLEELVTEKPVVLIPTNQKKGIFPKNPAERVEFLEMLKEKALDLGYKRIISDLILEHIPHLARSITAFQLYRERNPNDVLLAGVGNVVELIDADSVGINAVMAGFAKELKISLLLTTEVSPKCRGSVKELRRALDMMLFDMPKDLGFDLLILKEKRSEKVEYEVKSPIIEAREREVRPENIYFRIFTEENKIWVIAHKGTGQILTIVGEEPNAIIDTILEHFKISPRHAFYLGRELERAKTALKLKRSYIQEVELFKEFY, from the coding sequence ATGAGAATCCTCCTTGTGACAGGAAGGCTGGCTGAGCCACTGGTAAGAAAATATGGCAAAGGCTGTGATGTATTTGTAGCTCCCGTTAGCGTAGCCGCTTTTCTCACTCCTAAGCTCATAGTCCATTACCTAAAAAAAGCTGGCATAAAAAGTGAAGATTACGATTTAATTCTCATTCCTGGTCTCGTTAGGGGCTCAGCTCAGCAGATTGAAGATGAACTCAGCATTCCGGCGTTTAAGGGGCCAAGATATGCTTTTGATCTGCCTCAGGTTCTTGAAGCTTTAAAGCAGGGCTTCAAGCTCAGTAAGGAAGTTCCAGCAGATGATTTGTTTCAGAGGGATGCACTCAAAAAGGTTGAAGATATCAAAAATAAGACGAAGAACAAAGCATATATTGAAAAAGCTCTGAAAAAGCCATACAACTTTCTCATCGGTAGCCTCCCCATTGGCTTTGACTTCCCACATAGAATTCTAGCTGAGATAGTTGATGCTCCAAAGATGAGCATTGACGGAATAGTGAGCAAAGCAGTTTACTACCTCAATAGTGGAGCTGACATCATAGACATTGGAATGGTAAGCGGTGAAACAAATCTGGACTTTGTTGAGCTAATTCCAGAAATCAGAGATGCTCTAAAAGAAAGGGGGTATAATATTCCAATAAGCTTTGATTCCCTAAACACAAGGGAAATTAAGAGAGCTTTAGATTTTGCTGACTTATTCCTCAGTGTTGATGAGAGCAACCTTGAGGAGCTTGTAACAGAGAAACCAGTAGTTTTAATACCTACAAATCAGAAAAAGGGAATTTTTCCCAAGAATCCGGCAGAGAGGGTTGAATTTCTGGAAATGCTCAAAGAAAAAGCTCTTGATTTGGGTTATAAACGAATTATCTCCGACCTTATTCTTGAGCATATTCCACATCTGGCTCGTTCAATAACTGCTTTTCAACTTTATCGCGAGAGAAATCCCAATGACGTGCTTTTAGCTGGTGTTGGTAATGTGGTTGAGCTGATCGATGCTGATAGCGTTGGAATAAACGCAGTTATGGCAGGTTTTGCCAAAGAACTGAAAATTTCTCTGCTTTTAACTACAGAGGTCAGCCCAAAGTGCAGAGGCTCAGTTAAAGAGTTAAGGAGAGCTTTAGACATGATGCTCTTCGACATGCCCAAGGATTTAGGTTTTGATCTGCTGATTTTGAAGGAGAAGAGAAGTGAGAAAGTTGAGTATGAAGTCAAATCCCCCATAATTGAAGCCAGAGAAAGGGAAGTTAGGCCGGAAAATATTTACTTCAGGATTTTTACAGAAGAGAACAAAATCTGGGTGATTGCTCACAAAGGAACTGGGCAGATTTTGACGATAGTAGGAGAAGAACCAAATGCAATAATTGACACAATTTTAGAGCACTTCAAAATCTCACCGAGGCACGCTTTTTACCTTGGAAGGGAACTTGAGAGGGCCAAAACAGCTCTAAAGCTTAAACGCTCTTATATACAGGAGGTCGAGCTGTTCAAGGAGTTCTACTGA
- a CDS encoding DUF3216 domain-containing protein: MKVLEELKTLCKELGEENLIPRIESFITLNKEFESKKGKEFVKVSILGFAEGILTTLKIKYPENEKVKSLLEKVSTQRKELDAKFRKPKPPIFEE; encoded by the coding sequence ATGAAGGTCTTAGAAGAGCTCAAAACCCTTTGTAAGGAGCTTGGAGAAGAGAACTTAATCCCAAGAATTGAGTCATTCATAACCCTAAACAAAGAGTTCGAATCCAAAAAGGGCAAAGAATTTGTTAAAGTCTCCATATTGGGCTTTGCAGAGGGAATTCTGACAACTTTAAAGATCAAGTACCCTGAGAATGAAAAGGTCAAGAGTTTGCTTGAGAAAGTAAGCACTCAGAGAAAAGAGCTTGACGCAAAGTTCAGAAAACCAAAGCCGCCGATTTTTGAGGAATGA
- a CDS encoding YchF/TatD family DNA exonuclease yields the protein MIDAHAHFEFYKRDAPKIIEECKAELKAVVDSITEYRKAHVWKSWEMLKPYFGFIFPTLGYHPNEARRGNWEKVRKVEEFIWEHKDEIVAVGEIGLDYHYAENEKQKENQMQIFKHFLELALEIKKPVVIHARESEKEAYEIVQRYGVNAYFHSFAGSKELAKEIAENGHYIGINTGIVFIPEVKAVAEVLDVKAVLVETDSPYMSPFKGQRNKPCYVKVAIEEIAKLKGLPFEEVEGITEENAIKFFNLKLR from the coding sequence ATGATAGATGCTCACGCTCATTTCGAGTTTTATAAGCGAGATGCACCAAAAATTATAGAGGAGTGCAAAGCTGAGCTTAAAGCCGTTGTTGACTCAATAACAGAGTACAGAAAAGCTCATGTATGGAAAAGCTGGGAGATGCTAAAGCCTTACTTCGGCTTTATCTTCCCAACGCTTGGCTATCATCCAAACGAAGCGAGAAGAGGGAATTGGGAGAAGGTTAGGAAGGTTGAGGAGTTCATATGGGAGCATAAAGATGAGATAGTGGCAGTTGGTGAGATAGGTCTAGACTATCACTACGCTGAAAATGAGAAGCAAAAAGAAAATCAGATGCAAATTTTCAAGCACTTCCTTGAACTAGCACTTGAAATTAAGAAGCCTGTAGTCATTCATGCTAGAGAATCTGAAAAAGAGGCATATGAAATTGTTCAGCGCTATGGTGTAAACGCCTACTTCCATTCTTTCGCTGGAAGTAAAGAGCTGGCGAAGGAGATTGCAGAGAATGGACATTACATCGGGATAAACACTGGTATTGTCTTTATCCCAGAAGTTAAAGCTGTGGCAGAAGTTCTCGACGTTAAGGCAGTTCTCGTGGAGACAGATTCTCCTTATATGAGTCCATTTAAAGGGCAGAGAAATAAACCTTGCTACGTGAAGGTAGCAATTGAGGAGATAGCAAAGCTTAAAGGCCTGCCTTTTGAAGAAGTAGAGGGGATAACTGAGGAGAACGCTATTAAATTTTTCAATCTAAAGCTGAGGTGA
- a CDS encoding DUF504 domain-containing protein, which produces MRKGSVKEALAKIKYDPRENEGDYYIVIEHRGAYGDVKKIPVEIIELGHGYFFIGETQIPYHRILAVVRKDGRVIWKKRGLSREPKF; this is translated from the coding sequence ATGAGAAAGGGCTCAGTAAAAGAGGCATTGGCAAAGATAAAGTACGATCCAAGAGAAAACGAGGGCGATTACTACATAGTGATTGAGCATAGAGGGGCGTATGGTGATGTGAAGAAAATCCCAGTGGAAATTATTGAACTTGGACATGGTTATTTCTTTATTGGCGAAACGCAGATTCCTTACCACAGAATTCTTGCTGTCGTTAGAAAAGATGGGAGAGTAATATGGAAGAAAAGAGGACTAAGCAGAGAGCCTAAATTCTGA
- a CDS encoding MBL fold metallo-hydrolase codes for MIPIEIPPNTVMLKGLGWDSNIYLVKDENEALIIDTGTGVYWHKYIDVWLNENYLKDVEKITIFNTHEHFDHVGGNLAFGRYFEERGIEVYFAAHKYTAEALESGDDYVILSFYHGRNYIPHEVHLKLSDGDILQVGNLELIVIHTPGHTGGSTCLYEPKEKLLFTGDTIFNRTVGRTDFPTGSLEMLKKSLQKLEKLDVYLGLPGHGRVIKSWKENLEYVKHLLEDFE; via the coding sequence ATGATTCCCATCGAAATTCCACCAAACACTGTAATGCTCAAAGGCCTTGGCTGGGACTCAAACATATATCTAGTTAAAGACGAAAATGAAGCCCTGATAATAGACACTGGCACTGGAGTCTACTGGCACAAATACATAGATGTCTGGCTCAACGAGAACTATCTGAAAGATGTTGAAAAAATTACAATCTTCAACACACATGAGCATTTTGACCATGTTGGTGGAAACCTAGCTTTTGGGAGGTATTTCGAGGAGAGAGGAATCGAAGTTTACTTTGCGGCCCATAAATATACGGCTGAGGCATTGGAAAGCGGAGATGACTATGTGATACTTTCATTCTACCATGGGAGGAACTACATTCCTCATGAAGTCCACCTAAAGCTGAGTGATGGAGACATATTACAAGTAGGAAATCTTGAGCTTATTGTAATTCACACTCCTGGACATACGGGAGGAAGTACTTGCCTATATGAGCCAAAGGAAAAGCTGCTCTTTACTGGAGACACGATTTTCAACAGAACAGTTGGAAGAACAGATTTCCCTACAGGAAGCTTAGAGATGCTTAAAAAATCTCTCCAAAAGCTTGAAAAGCTTGATGTTTATCTCGGACTACCGGGGCATGGGAGGGTAATTAAAAGCTGGAAAGAAAACCTTGAGTATGTAAAACACCTTCTGGAGGACTTCGAATGA
- a CDS encoding M20/M25/M40 family metallo-hydrolase: MKAERAKEILINLLKIPSPSGREDRLALHIMEFLHKLGYDVHIESDGEIINLIVNPDAELFYEVHMDTIDIRVQPFIRGNIVYGTGASDVKGGLASILLMLESLKKEGKDLNVGIVFVSDEEKGGRGSALFMERYRPKMAIVLEPTDLEVHIAHAGNIEAYFEVDGKEAHGACPESGENAIELTYKMLDELKALEPFKKKGKYFDPHVGLQELVCENPYYLIPALCRGRLEARLLPEQEVEDILDLFDPILEEYTLRYEYTEIWDGYELDESEEIVQIAKRAMDLTGLDEFGGMRSWTDAINFMYNGTKTIVFGPGNLDISHTKNEHIDVRDVVKASEFLTAVNDIFGKS, from the coding sequence ATGAAAGCTGAGAGAGCCAAGGAAATTTTGATTAATCTGTTGAAAATTCCGTCTCCTTCTGGGAGAGAAGATAGATTGGCATTACATATCATGGAGTTCCTTCACAAACTCGGTTATGATGTCCACATAGAGAGCGATGGCGAGATAATAAACCTTATTGTTAATCCAGATGCTGAGCTCTTCTATGAGGTGCACATGGATACAATTGACATTAGGGTTCAACCTTTCATAAGAGGTAACATTGTCTACGGAACTGGGGCGAGTGATGTAAAAGGAGGTCTAGCGAGCATTTTGCTTATGCTTGAGAGCCTAAAGAAGGAAGGTAAGGACTTAAACGTTGGAATTGTCTTTGTCAGTGATGAGGAAAAGGGAGGAAGAGGCTCTGCCCTGTTTATGGAACGTTACAGACCAAAGATGGCAATTGTTTTAGAACCAACTGATCTTGAAGTTCACATAGCTCATGCTGGAAACATTGAGGCTTACTTTGAGGTTGATGGAAAAGAAGCCCATGGAGCTTGTCCGGAGAGCGGAGAGAATGCTATTGAGCTGACTTATAAAATGTTAGATGAGCTTAAAGCTTTGGAACCGTTTAAGAAGAAGGGTAAGTACTTTGATCCCCACGTTGGACTTCAAGAACTTGTCTGCGAGAATCCATATTACCTAATTCCAGCCCTCTGTAGAGGCCGTCTTGAAGCTCGTCTGTTACCAGAGCAGGAAGTTGAGGACATTCTCGACCTATTTGACCCAATACTTGAGGAGTACACGCTAAGATATGAATACACAGAGATATGGGACGGATATGAGCTTGATGAGAGCGAGGAGATTGTGCAGATAGCTAAGCGGGCAATGGATTTAACTGGCTTAGATGAATTTGGAGGAATGCGGAGCTGGACAGATGCAATAAACTTCATGTACAACGGAACAAAGACCATAGTCTTTGGACCCGGCAACTTGGATATCTCACACACGAAGAATGAGCATATAGATGTGAGAGACGTCGTTAAAGCGAGCGAGTTCTTAACTGCCGTGAATGATATTTTTGGGAAGAGCTGA
- a CDS encoding ATP-binding protein, whose amino-acid sequence MFIDRETEMRLLEERLKRGRAEFVVVYGRRRIGKTALLLEFIKKHGGLYLLARETSEFENLKRFSEKLADYFNDEFLRKNPLQSWDAFFEYLHQKSLKDRLIIIIDEFPHLMKGNKALPSILQEYWDLKLSQEKIFLIICGSSVSMMEKLLDYKSPLYGRRTAQMKLKPLNFFSAKGFFPRHPLEEFVKVYGILGGTPAYLLEFNDEKSVEENLLDYFRADSFLYGDALFILREELEEPRNYFAIMEAIARGKTTLNEIVNETGLERATVGKYLSVLIDLDLVRREIPVTASWKSRKGRYYITDPYFAFWFRYVYPNSDLIETGQGKELVELVMEDFNNHLGWVFEEIAKQFLIELNKRKELPFRFMKIGRWWHRGEEIDLVGLNEREKKALFVEVKWKRLKEREARGILKDLERKAELVGLEGWEKAYGLVAKRVDGKGKLGEEGYLAWDLGDFENLISDESEV is encoded by the coding sequence ATGTTCATCGACAGAGAAACCGAGATGAGGCTGCTTGAGGAGAGGTTGAAAAGGGGGAGAGCAGAATTTGTAGTTGTATACGGAAGAAGGAGGATTGGAAAGACAGCTCTGTTGCTTGAGTTCATAAAGAAACATGGAGGGCTTTATCTTCTCGCAAGGGAAACGAGCGAATTCGAGAATCTGAAACGCTTCTCGGAAAAGTTAGCTGATTATTTTAACGATGAATTTCTGAGGAAAAATCCACTTCAGAGCTGGGACGCGTTTTTCGAGTATCTTCATCAAAAATCCCTCAAAGATAGGCTTATTATCATTATTGATGAGTTCCCTCACCTCATGAAAGGGAACAAGGCTTTACCCTCGATATTGCAGGAATACTGGGATTTAAAGCTCTCGCAGGAGAAAATATTTCTCATAATCTGTGGCTCCAGCGTTTCCATGATGGAAAAGCTTCTCGACTATAAAAGCCCCCTTTACGGCAGAAGAACTGCACAGATGAAGCTTAAACCCCTGAATTTTTTCAGTGCGAAGGGATTCTTTCCGCGGCATCCACTTGAGGAGTTTGTAAAGGTCTACGGGATACTGGGAGGAACCCCAGCCTATCTTCTTGAGTTCAATGATGAAAAAAGCGTTGAAGAGAATCTGCTGGATTACTTCAGAGCAGATTCATTCCTCTATGGAGATGCACTTTTCATCCTAAGAGAGGAGCTCGAAGAACCGAGGAACTACTTTGCCATAATGGAAGCGATAGCAAGGGGAAAAACTACGCTCAATGAAATCGTAAACGAAACGGGTTTGGAGAGAGCTACTGTGGGGAAATACTTAAGTGTTCTCATTGACCTCGACTTAGTGCGGAGAGAAATTCCCGTAACGGCAAGCTGGAAGAGCAGGAAGGGGAGATACTATATAACTGACCCGTATTTTGCCTTTTGGTTCCGCTATGTTTATCCCAACTCAGATTTAATAGAGACTGGACAGGGGAAAGAGCTCGTTGAACTCGTGATGGAGGACTTCAACAACCACCTCGGCTGGGTTTTTGAGGAAATTGCAAAGCAGTTTCTTATTGAGCTGAATAAACGGAAAGAGTTGCCTTTCAGGTTCATGAAGATTGGAAGGTGGTGGCACCGCGGGGAGGAGATTGACCTCGTTGGATTAAACGAAAGGGAGAAGAAGGCTCTCTTCGTTGAGGTGAAGTGGAAAAGGCTGAAGGAGAGGGAGGCGCGGGGAATTTTGAAGGACTTGGAGAGGAAGGCGGAGCTGGTCGGCCTTGAAGGGTGGGAGAAGGCTTACGGACTGGTGGCGAAGAGAGTTGATGGAAAGGGGAAGCTTGGAGAGGAGGGCTACCTCGCCTGGGATTTGGGGGACTTCGAAAATCTTATTTCGGATGAGAGTGAAGTTTGA